CACAGCGCAGCAGCGCACCGCGGCGCTCACCACCTTGCACACCCAGCTGCGCACCATGGCCGGCATCATCAACGCCGAGCTGAGCGGCCTATGCCCGCTGGCGGAGCAGCGATGAAGCGTATCTGCGCGCAGGCGATCACGCTGGCCCTGACCCTGGCCCTGGTCTCCGTTGCCAGCTGCGGGCGTACCTCAACTCCGCAGCCGACTCCGCCGGCGACAGCAGGCACAGCCCTGACGATCGACGATCAAGCTGAACAGGAACACGGCGACGACCCCGGCGCCGCGCCCAGCGCTACCCCCGCCCCGGCCGCGGTCGACGCCGCCACCGGCTACGTGCAGGCGTGGGCACACCCGAGCCTCGACCGGGCCGCCTGGTACGCCCAGCTGCAGCCGCTGGTCACTCCGGAATACGCGGAGCTGCTCGCCGACACCGACCCGGCCAACGTTCCCGCCACCACGGTCACCGGCGCACCGCGCGTGGTGAGGTCAACCACCGACATGGTCGTCGCCGATGTTCTCACCGACGCTGGCGGGATCCGCGTGACGGTCGTCAACCGCGACGGCCGGTGGCTGATAGCCACCGTCGTCCCCGCGCCGGAGTCACCATGAAGGCGCCCGGCTGGGCCGCCGCCATCGCCAGCGTGCCGCTGATGCTGTGCACGGCCGGCTTACTCGTGGCTGCCAGCGACGACACCGTAGACGTCGGCTGCGCGACGACGGCCGCCTCCGGACAGGTGAACATCCGCAACCACGTCGGCGCGGTCGGAAACTGGAGCTCCACGGCGGTCGACAACGCCACCATCATCGTGACCGTCGGCCAGCAGAAACGGGTCCCGGCGCGCGGCTGGGTCATCGCGGTCGCCACAGCGATGACCGAATCCCGGCTCGTCAACAGCAGTAAAGTCACCGACCACGACTCAGTCGGGCTATTCCAGCAGCGGCCCAGCCAAGGTTGGGGAACGCCAGCTCAGCTCATCGACCCGGTATACACCGCCGGCAAATTCTATGACGCTCTCGTCAAGGTTAAGAACTGGGACAACCTGCCACTGACCGTCGCCGCGCAACGGGTGCAGCGGAGCGCTTTCCCGGATCGCTACGCAGCTTTCGAGAGCGACGCCACCTTGCTAGTCCAACGGAGCGCTGCCGGTAGCAAGATGGCGCTGCCATCGAGCATCGTTCAGTGCGCGGATCCCTGCCCGTCGACGACGGCCAACGACACAGGAACTGGCGGGCGGTCCGCAAGCGCTGCCACGGACTGCTCGAACCTGGCGCTCGGCGCTGCGGATCCTGTTCGCCGTAACGCTGACGGATCCTGGCCGACCGAAAGGTGCTCGATCCGACCAGATCCGACCACCGGTGACGGCTGCGTCACTCCCCGCCTGCACCATCTTGTCCAGCAGGCCACGGCAGCGGGCTTCCCGAGGCCCGGCTGCTACCGGCCGAGCGACCACGGCGAGCACCCCAAGGGCCGCGCCTGCGATTTCATGATGACGCCCGGAGAGAAAGCAACCGATGCGCAGAAGGCTCGCGGCGACCGGATGGCCGCGTGGGCGGTCTCCAACGCCAACCGCCTCGGCATCATGTACGTCATCTGGTTCCGCCGCATCTGGACCAACGACGGCCGCGGATGGCACGCCTACGACAACAAGTACGGCGGCAACACTTCCAACGGCTGGCACACCAACCACGTCCACATCAGCGTCTACTGATTTTGACAAGAGTTTCATCAGATGATGGATTCGCGCCGTTGACCAACGGGCGGCGAAGCCTTCACCAGCGGGAACTCTGTCAGTGAGAGGATCCTACAGTGATGGTCCTGGTCGATGGTTCACCAGGGTGTCGGCCATATCACTTGAACACCCTCTCTGCCCGGAACTCCGCGCCCTTCAATGACGAGGAATAGGTAACAAGGCCATGACAAGAAACTGCCTATGCCGACGCTCGCAATCAGGTGGCAACGAATCGCTACTCGACAAGTCCACGGCTATGAATTTCGGCCCGGATACTTGCGGCCCCGGGGATCATCCCCGCAGTTGGAATCGAAAAACGCAGCTGACCGTCCTTACGCTTGAGCAACGGCTGGCGCCCCCCGCGGCTAAGCCAAGCCACCTGCGATTCGTCAGCCGCATTAACGACGATCTCGAGCACCGTGATAGGCCACAACCAGCGCACACGGGCTCTCGCTACGGTCGCATACGCCACCCGGACCCCGTCGTGGCGTGCGGCAGCCAGCTCGATCCCCTCGTCGTCGAACCTCAACCACGGCGGCCGGCCACGCGAAAACAGTACGGAGAAAATTGCGAAAGCGCACGTATACACGCCCGCGAAAGAGGCTGGTGGGAGGCTCCATGTCCCATCGATCGCGATGGACAGCACGGAAAAGAGGATCCAAGCCGTGATGGCCCCAAAGCCGCCCATAGCGGCCATCGCGAACGCGAAGCGCCACAGCGACCATTGATACACGAAAGTGCCCGGCGTGGGGGAATAACCATCAGCCATAAAGCGATCATGGCACTTTCACCGGTGAGCGATGCACTCGACCGTCACTAATCAAGTCACACATCACCCCGATCGCGCAGACCTCACCGCACGACCGAGTCAGTCGTGATCTCCATCGACGCCGAGGCGGTCTGCCGCGGCAACCCGAGCCGTCCGGCACTGCGAGGCGGACAGCGTGCTGGTGGCTACGAAGTGTGAGGCTATACGGATTGCCAGTCACTGAGCCTGACCCATTCACACCGTTGGAATACCTGTACTGCCCCGGCACAGCCTTCATGATCATCGTGCGTTGGTGTAGCTGTTCGAAGGACGTCCGGGATGCGGCGGCGAACACTTCTGAGCCGCGAGTCAACGATTCTTGTCGGCTCCCGAGCGCGTCCAAACGCTCGACCGATCGGCCTGTGTCCGTTGGCCATGCGATGTGCCGACCGCAGTGGGAGAGCCATGAGCCGCCGTTCCGGTCGCCTCGGCTGGCAAGCAACGGGCCGAACACGCTCGTCCAGATCGGAGTCTGCATGACCCCTGAGTACGACACCAGAGATGCTTTGGAGACGCGGGAGGCCGCCGCATTGCACCGCATGGCCGTCCTGTGTCGCGCAGGCAACCTCATGAAGCGCCACCTTGAACGAGCCGTCCTGCGAAAGGAACGCCTGACCTGGAGCAGCTACGACGTCCTGCAACTTGCGGTGAGCCGGCGACCAATCGACACACGAACCATCGCGGAGATCGCCTGTATCTCCAAAGCGACCGTGTCGATCTCCGCCAACGATCTGGAAAATCGCGGCCTGATCCGCCGTGGGTGCTATGCCGAAGACCGCCGCAGGATCCAGGTGTACCCGACTGCCGAAGGGCTGCGCCTCATCGAGGACCTCCGTCCCCGGCTCGCAACCGCAGCAGAGCACCTGTTCCGACATCCGCGGACCGGGGCCAGCAACGACGCCGTCGCCTTAATCCTGTACGTCGTAGGTGCCATGAAAGACCCCGCGTAGCGAAGTCCCCGGGCCGTGCTGCCGCGCCCATTCGACGGCCACTGGGCACGGCCGCAACTCCTCCGCCGTTCCGCAGCGCTGAGGTTACGACGGGGCCTCATGCACGCGACTCCCGTCACCGACTCGGGGAAGCCAGCAGGCGCCGTGATGCTGATGATGAGCGCCACCGCACGTCATGTGATGGCGCAACTGGCGGCTGACTGACCGTAGGTCCGCACGGCCGTGTGCTGACCCGCCTCATGCGGACCCAGGGCAACCCATTTGTCCATACCGGTCTGTCCGCGACGCTACGATGATCGCGAATGCGTTGGAAAGAGTGCCTACAGGGGAACCGATGCGCGCATTACGTCGCATGGTCGCAGCAGTGTCGATCGTCGCAGTCGCCGGCTGCGGCAGCACTGGCCGGGATCGCGCTGGCACCGTTGAGCGCCCGGACCCAGTCAGCCCTGTGCATCAGAACCAAGGCGGGACTTTGTCCGCCGAGCAGGCCAGAGCCGCGCTTCTGACGGTCATGGACTTGCCGACCGGCTGGAGCGCCAAGCCGGACACCGGTGCGGCGAAGAAGGACTCGTCCGACGACTATCAAGAGTGTCCGAAGTTAGCTGCGGTGTTCAAGAAGGCCGACTCGGCGGATGACATCTCCGCAGGTTTTACTTCGCCCAGCGATTCGGATCTCAGTGAGGCGATCCTGCCGATGACGCTGTCGGCAGCCGAAAGCTTGGTGGCTGAATTCTCGGACGTCGTCACGACGTGTAAGCGACTCAGCAGCAATACCGACGACGGCATGCCGTTCGACATGTACATGACGGCGCTGTCGTTTCCGAAGCTCGCCGACGAGACGTTTGCTTTCCGCACGACAGCGACGCTGATGGGCGCGACCGTCAACGCTGACATGGTGCTGGTGCGCCGCAGCGGCGTCCTGTGCTTCATCGTTCACACGGCGCGGGGGCGGATTGACACGGCAGCGACCGAAGACGTGGCGCAGCGCGCTTTTGCGAAGATCGAAAAAGGACTCTGACGGCTTGCGTACGCTGC
This window of the Actinoplanes oblitus genome carries:
- a CDS encoding MarR family winged helix-turn-helix transcriptional regulator; its protein translation is MTPEYDTRDALETREAAALHRMAVLCRAGNLMKRHLERAVLRKERLTWSSYDVLQLAVSRRPIDTRTIAEIACISKATVSISANDLENRGLIRRGCYAEDRRRIQVYPTAEGLRLIEDLRPRLATAAEHLFRHPRTGASNDAVALILYVVGAMKDPA